In the genome of Desulfofarcimen acetoxidans DSM 771, one region contains:
- the cooS gene encoding anaerobic carbon-monoxide dehydrogenase catalytic subunit yields MPRFKDTSLTCRPSDKAPRVVDPKNFRRSVDPAVLEMFDVAKEKGVITAFDRVVAQQPQCQFGYKGICCRICMMGPCRIKSDEGPGSRGICGASSWTIVARSVGVMILTGCASHGQHGNHISHTVHMVAEGHAPDYSIKDSAKLRRLCERYGIALESKDDMQLAKELSELALEEFSRLKGEGDSLWLTKNLTAARINKYKTHNVMPHGVHACISDLVTQAHVGMDNDPINLVFSAVRVGLADLQGKWVCTDMSDILFGTPKPVLSEANMGVLNKNKVNIILHGHNPLLSEMIVAAAREMEGEAKAAGAEGIQLSGICCTGNEVLMRQGVPICTSFSSQELAICTGAVDAMIVDVQCIMPGLAPVAECFHTKLITTTDLVKIPGTAHIELREESAMEDAKVIIAMAIEAFNERADRPVNIPQFKQKVVAGWSLEAILDVFASVNPENPIRVLNDAILSGEIKGVAAVIGCSNLKTMQDEAHIEIVKQMLKNDVFVVSGGCNAQACAKFGLMDPACIDEYCGDGLKSFFKRITEKANLQYGMPPVLHMGSCVDYSRMAEMVCRMADDLGVDVPKVPFIGSAPEAMSGKATSIGTWCVALGLPTQVGTMPPVEGCDLIYSVLTQVAGDVFGGYFILETDIEASWKKMLAALEYRTWKLRLHKSVAEDLETELCQLY; encoded by the coding sequence ATGCCAAGGTTTAAAGACACCAGTCTTACTTGTCGGCCGTCAGACAAAGCGCCGAGGGTTGTTGACCCCAAGAATTTTAGGCGGTCCGTTGATCCGGCAGTTTTGGAAATGTTTGATGTAGCTAAAGAAAAAGGCGTCATTACTGCTTTTGACCGGGTTGTAGCCCAGCAGCCCCAATGCCAATTTGGTTACAAAGGTATTTGCTGCCGCATTTGTATGATGGGTCCCTGCCGTATTAAATCAGATGAGGGTCCCGGAAGCAGAGGTATTTGCGGTGCCAGTTCCTGGACAATTGTTGCTCGTAGTGTAGGTGTTATGATCTTAACCGGTTGTGCATCTCATGGACAACATGGTAATCATATTTCTCATACTGTGCATATGGTAGCCGAAGGCCATGCCCCGGATTATAGCATTAAAGATTCTGCTAAATTACGTAGACTCTGCGAAAGATATGGTATCGCTCTTGAAAGTAAAGACGATATGCAACTGGCCAAAGAGCTTTCTGAACTGGCTCTGGAAGAGTTCAGTAGGCTTAAAGGTGAAGGCGACAGTCTCTGGTTAACTAAAAACTTAACTGCAGCACGTATTAATAAATATAAAACCCACAATGTTATGCCTCATGGTGTTCATGCATGTATTTCTGATTTGGTAACTCAGGCTCACGTAGGTATGGACAATGATCCTATTAACCTGGTATTCAGCGCGGTTCGTGTTGGATTAGCCGACCTGCAAGGCAAATGGGTTTGCACAGATATGTCCGATATTCTTTTCGGAACTCCTAAACCGGTGCTAAGTGAAGCCAATATGGGTGTGCTTAACAAAAATAAAGTTAATATTATTCTCCATGGCCACAACCCGTTACTGAGTGAAATGATTGTTGCTGCAGCACGTGAGATGGAAGGTGAAGCTAAGGCTGCCGGTGCTGAAGGTATTCAGCTTTCAGGTATTTGTTGTACAGGTAACGAGGTTCTGATGCGTCAGGGAGTTCCTATTTGTACTTCCTTCTCATCTCAAGAATTAGCTATTTGCACCGGTGCTGTTGATGCTATGATAGTAGACGTACAGTGCATTATGCCTGGTTTAGCTCCAGTAGCTGAATGTTTCCATACAAAATTAATCACAACAACTGATCTTGTTAAGATTCCTGGTACTGCTCATATTGAACTAAGAGAAGAATCGGCTATGGAAGATGCCAAAGTAATTATTGCAATGGCAATCGAAGCTTTTAACGAGCGTGCCGATCGTCCGGTTAATATTCCTCAGTTTAAGCAAAAAGTTGTTGCTGGTTGGAGTTTGGAAGCTATATTAGATGTATTTGCCAGTGTTAATCCGGAAAATCCAATTCGTGTTTTAAATGATGCTATTCTGAGTGGTGAAATTAAAGGTGTAGCCGCTGTAATTGGTTGCAGTAACTTAAAAACCATGCAAGATGAGGCACATATTGAAATAGTCAAGCAAATGCTTAAAAATGACGTATTTGTAGTCTCAGGTGGATGTAACGCTCAAGCTTGTGCGAAGTTTGGATTAATGGATCCGGCTTGCATTGATGAATATTGTGGAGATGGCTTAAAGAGCTTCTTCAAGCGTATAACTGAGAAGGCTAATTTGCAGTATGGTATGCCTCCGGTACTGCATATGGGTTCTTGTGTGGATTATTCACGTATGGCTGAAATGGTATGTAGGATGGCTGATGATCTTGGTGTCGATGTGCCGAAGGTTCCGTTTATTGGTTCTGCGCCGGAAGCCATGAGTGGTAAGGCTACCAGTATCGGTACCTGGTGTGTGGCACTTGGCTTACCGACTCAAGTTGGTACAATGCCGCCGGTTGAAGGTTGTGACTTAATTTACAGCGTTCTCACCCAGGTTGCCGGTGATGTATTCGGTGGATACTTCATCCTGGAAACGGATATTGAAGCTTCTTGGAAGAAGATGCTTGCTGCATTAGAATACAGAACCTGGAAACTTCGTTTGCACAAGAGTGTTGCAGAAGACCTTGAAACAGAGCTTTGTCAGCTTTATTAA
- the acsB gene encoding acetyl-CoA decarbonylase/synthase complex subunit alpha/beta yields MSEAINFDQIFEGAIEPGKEPKKLFKEAYEGTITALSYAEILLNQAIRTYGKDKQIGYPDTAYYLPVIRCLSGEEIKTLGDCVPVLNRMRAKIKEAKTFENARFWGEATWYAADIIEAVRYIQNTPESPLHVKPWTGFVGDPVVRSYGTKMVDWTIPGEAVILGRAKDSASAKKIVTSLMAKGLMLFLSDEIIEQCMEENVKLGIDYIAYPLGNFTQVVHAANYALRAGMMFGGIKPGDYEAQKDYQRRRVLAFILYLGEHDMVKTAAAMGAINVGFPVITDQVLPEDKQIPEWFISEPDYDKIVQVALEVRGVKITAIDIDVPIMVGPAFEGESLRKKDMFVEFGGQRTPGFELVRMAGDDIEDGTIELIGPDIDGLEPGTQLPIGIVVDVYGRKMQEDFEPVLERRVHYFTNYGEGLWHVAQRDLMWVRISKDAYAKGFRMRHIGDILYAKFKSEFSAIVDRIKITLITDEAKVLEMRDVARGYYAKRDARLKELTDEGVDTFYSCLLCQTFAPTHVCVVAPERVGLCGAVSWLDGKAAYEINPHGANQPIPKGAVIDPVKGQWESFNEYTFSNSQRSVEKVNFYTIMEYPMTSCGCFEAIMAMVPECNGFMVVPREHSGMTPSGMTFSTLAGMMGGGAQMPGFMGIGKSYLLSKKFVPADGGMARLVWMPKALKDLLREGLTERAIEEGLGEDFVDKIADETIGSSGEEILPFLEEKGHPALTMDSLF; encoded by the coding sequence ATGTCTGAAGCGATCAATTTTGATCAAATCTTTGAAGGCGCTATAGAGCCGGGAAAGGAACCTAAAAAGCTTTTCAAAGAGGCTTATGAAGGTACAATTACTGCACTTAGTTATGCTGAGATTCTTTTGAATCAGGCTATTCGGACATATGGGAAGGATAAGCAGATAGGCTATCCCGATACTGCCTACTATCTCCCGGTAATTCGCTGCTTAAGCGGTGAGGAAATTAAAACTCTGGGTGACTGTGTCCCCGTATTAAACAGAATGCGGGCCAAAATTAAAGAGGCCAAAACCTTTGAAAATGCCCGTTTCTGGGGTGAGGCTACTTGGTATGCGGCTGATATCATTGAAGCAGTTCGTTATATCCAAAATACACCGGAAAGCCCCTTGCACGTTAAGCCTTGGACTGGCTTTGTCGGTGACCCGGTAGTTCGTTCCTACGGTACCAAGATGGTTGACTGGACCATTCCCGGTGAAGCAGTTATACTGGGTCGTGCTAAAGACAGTGCCTCAGCTAAAAAAATCGTTACAAGTTTAATGGCTAAAGGCCTGATGCTCTTCCTCAGCGATGAAATCATCGAACAGTGTATGGAAGAAAATGTAAAGTTGGGTATTGACTATATTGCCTACCCTCTGGGCAACTTCACCCAGGTTGTACATGCTGCTAACTATGCTCTGCGTGCAGGTATGATGTTCGGCGGCATTAAGCCGGGCGATTATGAAGCTCAAAAAGATTACCAGCGCCGCCGTGTTTTGGCCTTTATTCTATATCTCGGTGAGCATGACATGGTTAAAACGGCAGCCGCTATGGGTGCCATCAACGTTGGTTTCCCGGTTATTACCGACCAGGTATTGCCGGAAGACAAGCAAATTCCTGAATGGTTTATTTCAGAACCAGATTATGATAAAATTGTTCAAGTTGCACTGGAAGTTCGCGGCGTCAAAATTACAGCTATTGATATTGATGTGCCGATTATGGTTGGTCCCGCCTTTGAAGGTGAGAGCCTGCGTAAGAAAGATATGTTCGTTGAATTCGGCGGACAGAGAACACCTGGCTTTGAACTGGTGCGTATGGCCGGAGATGACATCGAAGACGGAACTATTGAACTAATCGGTCCTGATATTGACGGGCTGGAGCCGGGAACTCAACTGCCTATAGGTATTGTAGTTGATGTATACGGCCGTAAAATGCAGGAAGACTTCGAGCCTGTTCTGGAACGCCGGGTACACTACTTTACCAACTACGGTGAAGGACTCTGGCACGTGGCCCAGCGTGATTTGATGTGGGTCAGGATCAGTAAAGATGCTTATGCTAAAGGTTTCCGCATGAGACATATCGGAGATATCCTTTATGCCAAGTTTAAGTCCGAGTTCTCCGCTATTGTAGACAGGATTAAGATAACCCTTATCACCGATGAAGCAAAAGTTTTGGAAATGCGTGATGTAGCCCGCGGTTACTATGCTAAGCGTGACGCACGTCTTAAAGAATTAACTGACGAAGGCGTTGACACCTTCTACTCCTGCCTGCTCTGCCAGACCTTTGCTCCGACCCACGTTTGCGTGGTAGCTCCTGAGCGTGTTGGTCTTTGCGGTGCAGTAAGCTGGCTAGACGGTAAGGCTGCCTATGAAATTAACCCGCATGGCGCTAACCAGCCGATTCCTAAAGGCGCGGTTATCGATCCGGTTAAGGGTCAATGGGAATCCTTTAACGAGTATACTTTCTCAAATTCACAGCGCAGCGTAGAGAAGGTTAATTTCTATACCATTATGGAATACCCGATGACCTCCTGCGGTTGCTTTGAAGCTATCATGGCCATGGTGCCCGAGTGCAACGGCTTTATGGTGGTGCCTCGTGAGCACAGCGGAATGACTCCGTCCGGCATGACCTTCTCCACCTTAGCAGGTATGATGGGTGGCGGCGCTCAAATGCCCGGTTTCATGGGTATCGGTAAATCCTATCTGCTCTCCAAGAAATTTGTACCGGCTGACGGCGGAATGGCTCGCCTTGTTTGGATGCCTAAGGCCTTAAAGGATTTATTACGCGAAGGCCTCACCGAAAGAGCTATAGAAGAAGGACTTGGTGAAGATTTCGTTGATAAGATTGCAGATGAAACCATTGGTTCATCCGGTGAAGAAATCCTGCCGTTTCTTGAAGAAAAAGGACACCCGGCATTAACAATGGATTCACTCTTTTAA